The proteins below come from a single Vibrio diazotrophicus genomic window:
- a CDS encoding efflux RND transporter periplasmic adaptor subunit: protein MKTIQVTTLALVIGATLGFGAQTLLSQTHTSQTDGTGHEQQASQAKSNDEPLYWVAPMDPNYKRDKPGKSPMGMDLIPVYAEDAAQDQAPGTVKIDPAVENNLGVKVASAQMTPLTPSIETVGYVAFDESQLWQTNVRVAGWVEKLNVNAIGDKVNKGDVLFTLYSPELVKAQEELINAYRTGREGLVKGATERLVTLGVDRQQIQSIVKRGKASQSIDIKAKADGIIANLNVREGGYLSPAQAVISAGPLENVWVDAEVFERQSHWVKAGSTAKMTLDALPGKEWQGEIDYVYPILDPQTRTLRLRLKFPNPQGELKPNMFANISLQPVTEESVLTIPKSSVIRSGGMTRVVLSEGDGKYRSARVQIGREAGDKVEVLQGLTEQSKVVTSAHFLLDSESSQTADLARIDGIAVDMESVWAKGEISDILPSSRTLTINHQPVPEWNWPGMTMNFTAGDNVDIDALKSGQMVEFELQKTPDGQYQVIDIKSDGSVVAGEVWLEGDITMLMQDFGMITLQHLPVSEWNWEAGEMNFTVDPDIKLSGLEEGDRVRFLVQKQNNDFTLKSIERIGGKQ from the coding sequence ATGAAAACAATTCAAGTAACAACACTCGCGCTTGTTATCGGCGCAACTTTGGGCTTTGGTGCACAAACACTGTTGTCTCAAACACATACTTCTCAAACAGATGGTACTGGGCACGAACAACAAGCAAGCCAAGCTAAATCCAATGACGAGCCGCTGTATTGGGTTGCCCCTATGGACCCGAACTATAAACGCGACAAACCGGGCAAATCACCGATGGGTATGGATTTGATCCCCGTTTATGCAGAAGATGCGGCGCAAGACCAAGCGCCGGGAACCGTTAAGATCGACCCAGCCGTTGAAAATAATTTAGGGGTAAAAGTGGCTTCTGCGCAGATGACACCTCTTACTCCAAGTATTGAAACCGTGGGTTATGTGGCTTTCGATGAAAGCCAGTTATGGCAAACCAACGTGCGCGTAGCAGGCTGGGTTGAAAAGCTGAACGTTAACGCAATCGGCGATAAAGTAAACAAAGGCGATGTGTTGTTTACTCTTTACTCGCCTGAGTTGGTCAAAGCTCAAGAAGAACTGATTAATGCCTATCGCACAGGCAGAGAAGGATTGGTCAAAGGCGCGACCGAAAGACTGGTTACGCTGGGCGTAGATCGTCAACAAATTCAATCTATCGTCAAACGTGGCAAAGCGTCTCAGTCGATTGATATCAAAGCAAAGGCTGACGGTATCATCGCTAATCTCAATGTTCGTGAAGGCGGTTATTTGTCACCCGCTCAGGCTGTGATCAGTGCTGGCCCACTTGAGAATGTGTGGGTTGATGCGGAAGTCTTCGAGCGCCAGTCACACTGGGTTAAAGCTGGCAGCACTGCCAAGATGACGCTAGATGCTTTACCGGGCAAAGAATGGCAAGGTGAAATTGACTACGTCTACCCTATCTTAGATCCGCAAACCCGTACTTTACGTCTGCGTCTAAAATTCCCTAACCCACAAGGCGAGCTAAAGCCAAATATGTTCGCCAATATTTCGCTGCAGCCAGTAACGGAAGAATCAGTACTGACAATTCCTAAATCATCAGTGATCCGCTCTGGCGGAATGACTCGAGTGGTATTGTCTGAAGGTGATGGCAAGTATCGCTCGGCACGCGTTCAAATCGGACGTGAGGCTGGTGACAAAGTGGAAGTATTGCAAGGTCTTACTGAGCAAAGCAAAGTCGTAACATCAGCGCACTTCTTACTTGATTCTGAATCGAGCCAAACGGCAGATCTGGCTCGTATCGATGGTATTGCAGTAGATATGGAAAGTGTTTGGGCAAAGGGCGAAATCAGCGATATTTTACCCTCTTCTCGCACTCTCACGATTAACCACCAGCCAGTGCCTGAATGGAATTGGCCGGGCATGACCATGAACTTCACCGCTGGCGACAATGTTGATATTGATGCGCTGAAGTCCGGACAAATGGTCGAGTTTGAACTGCAAAAAACACCGGATGGCCAGTACCAGGTCATCGATATTAAATCAGACGGCAGCGTCGTAGCAGGTGAAGTGTGGCTGGAAGGCGACATCACAATGCTGATGCAAGACTTCGGTATGATCACGCTTCAACACTTACCGGTTTCAGAATGGAACTGGGAAGCGGGCGAAATGAACTTCACTGTCGATCCTGATATTAAGCTTTCCGGTCTTGAGGAAGGTGACCGTGTTCGATTTCTAGTACAGAAGCAGAACAACGACTTCACCCTGAAGAGTATTGAGCGAATCGGAGGCAAACAATGA
- a CDS encoding efflux RND transporter permease subunit — protein sequence MINAIIRWSLKNRFIVLLATVALMAGGLFSVKNTPVDAIPDLSDVQVIIKTSFPGQAPQVVEDQVTYPLTTAMLAVPGAETVRGYSFFGDSYVYIIFNDKTDMYWARSRVLEYLSQVAPKLPANAKPTLGPDATGVGWVFSYVLQDKTGQHDLAQLRSLQDWFLKYELQTVDGVSEVATVGGMVKQYQIQIDPAKLRAYNLTLQQVNMAIQNGNQETGASVIEVAEAEHMVRTTGYLTNIEDIQSLPLKVTNKGTPLLLGDIADISLGPQMRRGISELNGEGEAVGGVIVMRFGENASQVIDNVKTKLEELQRGLPDGVEIVPTYDRSTLINAAVENLWKKLAEEFIVVAIVCALFLFHIRSSLVIALSLPVGILSAFIVMHWQGINANIMSLGGIAIAIGAMVDGAIVMIENVHKHIERTPLTDKNRWQVIGDAAQEVGPPLFFSLLIITLSFVPVFALEGQEGKMFSPLAFTKTYAMAASAGLAITLVPVLMGYFIRGKILPEHKNPVNRALVGLYRPLLNLSLKFPKSVLVLAVALMASAYYPTSKLGSEFIPPLDEGDLMYMPTTYPGISIGKARELLQQTNKLIKTVPEVKTVWGKVGRADTATDPAPLTMIETVIQLKPREEWREGVTTESLRKEFDNLIQFPGLTNAWVMPIKTRIDMLATGIKTPIGIKIVGPELSTIERIGSQLEPILNQVEGTASVYAERVAGGRYVTVDIKRKAAARYGLNIKDVQQVVSTAVGGMNVGETIEGLERYPINVRYPQDYRDSVVKLQNLPLVTPNGARIALADVADIRYEDGPPMIKTENARPNGWVFVDIEGRDLGSYVSEAQKRVAEELKLPAGYSLAWSGQYEYMERAKERLSVVVPITLTIITLLLYFSFRRVGEVLIIMATLPLAMVGGLWLMYSLNYNMSIAVGVGFIALSGVAVEIGVIMLVYLNQAWHYTKLKAEERNIPLSKDDLNNAIREGAGLRVRPVMMTVITVIIGLIPIMYGHGTGSQIMQRIAAPMIGGMASALLLTLLVIPAIFKLWKQRETK from the coding sequence ATGATCAATGCCATTATTCGCTGGTCTCTGAAAAACCGCTTTATTGTCCTACTGGCAACCGTTGCACTTATGGCTGGCGGCTTATTTAGTGTGAAAAATACACCTGTCGATGCGATTCCCGATCTCTCTGATGTACAGGTGATCATCAAAACCAGCTTTCCTGGACAAGCACCGCAAGTGGTTGAAGATCAGGTGACTTACCCGCTCACAACCGCAATGCTGGCGGTACCTGGGGCTGAAACCGTACGTGGTTACTCGTTCTTTGGTGACTCTTACGTGTATATCATTTTCAATGATAAAACCGACATGTACTGGGCTCGTTCGCGAGTGCTGGAGTATTTGAGCCAAGTTGCGCCTAAGCTACCAGCCAATGCCAAACCAACACTAGGACCTGATGCGACAGGTGTGGGTTGGGTATTCAGCTATGTATTGCAAGACAAAACCGGTCAACATGACTTGGCGCAGTTACGCAGCCTGCAAGACTGGTTCTTAAAATACGAATTGCAAACTGTTGATGGCGTCTCTGAAGTGGCCACCGTAGGCGGCATGGTTAAGCAGTATCAGATCCAGATTGATCCGGCTAAATTGCGCGCTTACAACTTGACGCTTCAACAAGTCAACATGGCGATTCAAAACGGCAACCAAGAGACTGGCGCTTCGGTTATAGAGGTGGCAGAAGCCGAACATATGGTTCGTACCACCGGCTATCTGACCAATATTGAAGATATTCAGTCTCTGCCGCTTAAAGTGACCAATAAAGGTACACCGTTACTGCTTGGCGATATTGCGGACATTTCATTAGGTCCACAAATGCGTCGTGGCATCTCTGAACTCAATGGCGAAGGTGAAGCGGTTGGCGGCGTGATTGTGATGCGCTTTGGCGAAAATGCGAGCCAAGTGATCGACAACGTAAAAACCAAGCTTGAAGAGCTTCAGCGCGGCCTGCCTGATGGTGTGGAAATCGTACCTACTTATGACCGCTCTACGCTTATCAATGCAGCCGTTGAGAACCTTTGGAAGAAGTTAGCGGAAGAGTTCATCGTGGTAGCGATAGTGTGTGCACTATTCCTGTTCCACATTCGTTCGTCTTTAGTCATTGCTCTGAGCCTGCCTGTCGGCATCTTGTCTGCTTTCATTGTCATGCACTGGCAAGGTATTAACGCCAACATCATGTCTCTGGGCGGAATAGCCATCGCCATCGGTGCCATGGTGGATGGCGCAATCGTCATGATTGAAAACGTACACAAGCATATAGAACGCACCCCACTGACGGATAAAAACCGCTGGCAAGTCATTGGTGATGCCGCGCAGGAAGTCGGTCCACCGCTGTTCTTCTCGCTGCTTATCATTACGTTAAGCTTTGTGCCTGTGTTCGCTCTTGAAGGCCAAGAAGGGAAAATGTTCTCTCCTCTCGCCTTTACTAAAACATACGCGATGGCGGCTTCAGCAGGTTTAGCGATTACCTTGGTTCCTGTATTAATGGGTTATTTTATTCGCGGAAAGATCCTTCCTGAGCATAAAAACCCAGTTAACCGAGCGCTGGTAGGTCTTTACCGCCCGCTGCTTAACCTAAGCTTAAAATTCCCGAAATCGGTATTGGTATTGGCCGTTGCGCTAATGGCGTCTGCCTATTACCCAACCAGTAAACTGGGCAGCGAATTCATCCCACCATTGGATGAAGGCGACTTGATGTACATGCCGACCACCTATCCGGGTATTTCGATTGGTAAAGCACGTGAGTTACTGCAACAAACCAACAAACTGATCAAAACCGTACCTGAGGTAAAAACGGTATGGGGTAAAGTTGGCCGTGCAGATACGGCAACTGACCCGGCTCCGCTCACCATGATCGAAACCGTCATTCAGCTCAAACCTCGTGAAGAATGGCGTGAAGGTGTAACCACAGAATCACTGCGTAAAGAGTTTGATAACCTGATTCAATTCCCCGGTTTAACTAACGCTTGGGTAATGCCAATCAAAACCCGAATCGATATGTTAGCCACTGGTATTAAGACGCCAATTGGTATCAAAATCGTTGGTCCTGAACTGAGCACCATTGAACGTATCGGTTCACAGTTGGAGCCAATTCTTAACCAAGTCGAAGGTACTGCATCGGTTTATGCTGAACGAGTTGCGGGTGGCCGATACGTGACTGTTGATATCAAGCGTAAGGCAGCGGCACGTTACGGGCTGAATATTAAAGACGTACAACAAGTGGTTTCCACCGCCGTTGGCGGCATGAATGTGGGCGAAACCATTGAAGGATTGGAGCGTTACCCTATCAACGTTCGTTATCCGCAAGACTACCGAGATTCGGTAGTGAAACTGCAAAATCTGCCATTGGTGACACCAAACGGTGCTCGCATAGCCTTGGCGGATGTGGCGGATATTCGCTACGAAGATGGTCCACCGATGATCAAAACAGAAAATGCGCGTCCTAACGGCTGGGTGTTTGTTGATATCGAAGGTCGAGATCTCGGTTCTTATGTATCTGAAGCACAAAAACGCGTAGCAGAGGAACTGAAACTGCCAGCAGGTTACTCACTCGCATGGTCTGGTCAGTACGAGTATATGGAGCGTGCGAAAGAGCGTTTAAGTGTCGTCGTTCCAATTACATTGACCATCATCACCCTGCTGCTCTATTTCAGCTTCCGACGTGTCGGTGAAGTGCTGATCATCATGGCGACCTTGCCATTGGCTATGGTTGGCGGCTTATGGTTGATGTACTCACTCAATTACAACATGTCTATTGCTGTGGGAGTCGGCTTTATCGCCCTTTCCGGCGTGGCGGTTGAAATAGGCGTCATCATGCTGGTTTACCTGAACCAAGCATGGCACTACACCAAGCTCAAAGCCGAAGAGCGGAACATTCCGCTCAGCAAAGATGACCTGAATAACGCGATTCGCGAAGGTGCTGGGCTGCGTGTTCGCCCAGTAATGATGACCGTTATTACCGTAATCATTGGCTTAATACCCATCATGTATGGCCATGGTACGGGTTCGCAAATTATGCAACGCATCGCGGCCCCTATGATTGGCGGAATGGCTTCAGCCCTACTACTTACCCTGCTGGTAATACCTGCAATCTTTAAGCTGTGGAAACAGCGTGAAACTAAATAA
- the copI gene encoding copper-resistant cuproprotein CopI, with protein sequence MKKLTLAIALTISSSVAFANMSHSNSNDHGSMNSSMDHSKMDHSQMSSNTMMKDMKMDHGNMMSMDGMSDVGMPAMGSKPDKVVHVMLSDDMKITFKKEVKIEPNDVVQFVVMNTGKINHEFTIGSVTEQIEHREMMKNMNGQHMHDMGNAVTVEPGKAKQITWHFHGDKNVEFACNIPGHAEAGMMKSISL encoded by the coding sequence ATGAAAAAACTTACTCTAGCTATCGCATTAACTATCAGCTCTTCTGTCGCTTTTGCCAATATGAGCCACTCAAACTCAAATGACCATGGTTCTATGAATAGTTCGATGGACCACAGCAAAATGGATCACAGTCAGATGTCATCAAACACTATGATGAAAGACATGAAAATGGATCATGGCAATATGATGAGCATGGATGGGATGTCTGATGTGGGTATGCCAGCCATGGGGTCAAAGCCGGACAAAGTGGTTCACGTAATGCTGTCTGACGACATGAAAATCACCTTCAAAAAAGAAGTAAAAATTGAACCGAATGATGTCGTGCAGTTTGTTGTGATGAATACAGGCAAAATCAATCATGAGTTCACTATCGGCTCAGTGACAGAGCAAATTGAACACCGTGAAATGATGAAAAACATGAACGGTCAACACATGCATGATATGGGCAACGCAGTAACGGTAGAACCGGGCAAAGCAAAGCAAATCACATGGCACTTCCACGGCGACAAAAATGTTGAGTTTGCCTGTAACATTCCGGGTCATGCTGAAGCTGGCATGATGAAGAGTATCAGCCTGTAA
- a CDS encoding c-type cytochrome, which yields MNSVKNLIVGALFSLVSLTTQAETSPNVETGMQLFRTAGGYGCVACHGQFANGAGNVGGNIRGKALNDINDSLANEPTMQLLASTLSNNDRENLAAYLEALGQITLVEWTIEEASTNSTVTIEADSPAQLVVFNKLFEPVELSLPQLTSEKTVQLNPYETKAIDWTPSKGVITLNYNQSHLTIDVK from the coding sequence ATGAACAGTGTAAAAAACCTGATAGTCGGCGCCTTGTTTTCTTTGGTCAGCTTAACGACTCAAGCAGAAACATCGCCTAATGTGGAAACGGGTATGCAGCTTTTCAGAACCGCTGGCGGTTACGGCTGCGTTGCTTGTCACGGTCAGTTTGCCAACGGCGCAGGCAATGTTGGTGGAAACATTCGTGGCAAAGCGCTGAATGACATCAACGACAGCTTGGCTAACGAACCAACCATGCAGCTTCTCGCCAGCACACTGTCAAACAATGACAGAGAAAATCTGGCCGCATACTTAGAAGCATTAGGGCAAATCACTCTGGTTGAATGGACGATTGAAGAAGCATCGACCAATTCAACCGTCACTATTGAAGCCGACAGCCCTGCTCAATTGGTTGTTTTTAATAAGCTATTTGAACCTGTTGAACTTTCCCTGCCTCAGTTAACTTCAGAGAAAACCGTTCAACTTAACCCTTATGAGACTAAAGCGATTGATTGGACTCCAAGTAAAGGGGTTATCACGCTAAACTACAATCAAAGTCACTTGACCATTGATGTGAAGTGA
- a CDS encoding DUF411 domain-containing protein, with product MKTLLKAMTLSALTFSFSVFAKPTIELYKSPTCGCCKEWAAIMEEKGYEVNVHHQNDWSSVKKQFGMPNQLMSCHTAVIDGYMVEGHVPESDIARLLTERPANISGLAAPGMPQHSPGMAAPNQPYKDFNVIAFDKNGKLSLYKKY from the coding sequence ATGAAGACCCTATTGAAAGCAATGACTCTGTCTGCACTCACATTCAGCTTTTCGGTGTTTGCAAAACCGACGATTGAGCTCTACAAATCCCCTACTTGTGGCTGCTGTAAAGAGTGGGCAGCAATCATGGAAGAGAAAGGCTACGAAGTGAACGTACACCATCAAAACGATTGGAGTTCAGTGAAAAAGCAATTTGGTATGCCGAATCAGTTGATGTCTTGCCACACGGCTGTGATTGACGGCTACATGGTTGAAGGCCACGTACCAGAATCAGATATCGCACGTTTGCTTACTGAGCGTCCAGCGAACATTTCAGGCTTAGCTGCTCCGGGAATGCCACAACATTCACCGGGTATGGCTGCGCCTAATCAGCCTTATAAAGATTTTAATGTGATTGCGTTTGATAAAAACGGCAAACTTTCTCTGTATAAGAAGTACTGA
- a CDS encoding ABC transporter ATP-binding protein: MQLYQHLKWFFRQHRLTYAIALSMLFAVAMLNMAVPWLIGNAIDKLLQTKDFSQAEFYLFALLGVSILVYLLRYGWRRMLFGTSYKLGNILREQFYHRLLRQGQAFYNIHSTGDLMARATNDIDAVEVAAGEGILSGFDGLLTFILVLIMMFIFIDWQLAILAIIPFPFMGYGFYKLSNRIHHQFKETLDSFSTLNEQTQQSVSGIRLIKSMGREEIESDKFAQIAQQSARTTYNVQRSEALFDPIIQLSLGSALLIALIVGGWQISQERLTVGQLTSFTLYLSELIWPMYAFGWLMNILQRGNAAIGRLESLLKLPDSVVDKGTQMPEGYALAVKDLTFDYPDTNQSTLKNLSLNVEQNRVLGVTGATGSGKSTLLHLLMRYWESTQGDISVSGVSIADIPLAKLRGLYAYVPQDAFLFSMTIMENIRIGMPNATDEDVYHAAKLAAIHDDILQFRDSYQTLVGERGVTLSGGQRQRISIARALISQAPILVLDDALSAVDIKTEKLIIKHLQQRREQTVVVVSHRLSAIEHADEIIVLSHGEIIERGKHHQLISLDGWYSRMAAYQQMEQALEEELI; encoded by the coding sequence ATGCAGTTATATCAACATCTAAAGTGGTTTTTCCGCCAGCATCGTTTAACTTACGCCATCGCGTTATCGATGCTTTTTGCCGTCGCTATGCTCAACATGGCGGTGCCGTGGCTTATTGGTAACGCCATAGACAAACTTTTACAGACCAAAGATTTTTCGCAGGCTGAATTCTATTTATTTGCGTTGTTAGGCGTGAGTATTCTTGTTTACTTGCTGAGATACGGATGGCGAAGAATGCTGTTTGGCACCTCCTATAAATTGGGAAACATACTTCGCGAACAGTTCTATCACCGCCTTCTTCGCCAAGGTCAGGCGTTTTATAACATCCACTCGACTGGCGATTTAATGGCGAGAGCAACCAATGATATTGACGCCGTCGAAGTCGCGGCTGGCGAGGGTATCTTGTCTGGTTTCGACGGATTACTGACCTTTATTCTGGTGCTGATCATGATGTTCATTTTCATTGACTGGCAACTGGCGATCTTAGCAATTATTCCGTTTCCGTTTATGGGATATGGTTTCTACAAACTGTCGAATCGTATTCATCACCAGTTTAAGGAAACGCTGGATTCTTTCTCCACACTCAACGAACAGACTCAACAATCGGTGTCCGGTATTCGTTTGATCAAATCGATGGGGCGTGAAGAAATTGAATCGGATAAGTTTGCACAAATTGCCCAGCAATCCGCTCGCACTACATACAATGTGCAGCGTTCAGAAGCCTTATTCGACCCCATTATTCAGCTCAGCCTTGGATCTGCACTTCTGATTGCTTTGATCGTGGGTGGTTGGCAGATCAGCCAAGAAAGATTGACCGTCGGTCAGCTCACCAGTTTCACCCTGTATTTGTCTGAACTGATTTGGCCAATGTACGCATTCGGTTGGCTAATGAACATTTTGCAACGAGGTAACGCGGCTATTGGTCGCTTGGAATCATTATTGAAATTGCCAGATTCCGTTGTAGATAAAGGCACACAAATGCCTGAAGGCTATGCGCTTGCAGTAAAAGATCTGACATTTGATTACCCAGACACCAATCAAAGCACACTGAAAAACCTATCACTCAATGTCGAGCAAAATCGAGTGCTTGGTGTTACGGGAGCAACCGGTTCAGGGAAATCGACTCTGCTTCATCTGTTAATGCGTTATTGGGAATCTACCCAAGGGGATATTTCAGTTTCTGGTGTTTCGATAGCTGATATTCCTTTGGCGAAGTTACGCGGTCTGTATGCCTACGTCCCACAGGATGCTTTCCTGTTCAGTATGACCATCATGGAGAACATCCGTATTGGGATGCCAAACGCGACCGATGAAGACGTCTATCACGCGGCGAAACTGGCTGCGATTCACGATGACATACTTCAGTTCCGTGACAGTTATCAGACCCTTGTGGGAGAACGAGGCGTCACACTCTCCGGAGGCCAACGACAACGTATTTCGATTGCCCGAGCTTTAATTAGCCAAGCGCCGATTTTGGTGTTGGATGATGCCCTGTCCGCCGTTGATATTAAAACTGAAAAACTCATCATTAAGCACCTTCAACAACGCAGAGAACAAACCGTTGTTGTGGTCAGTCATCGCCTGTCTGCCATTGAACACGCAGATGAGATTATTGTACTTTCTCATGGCGAAATCATTGAACGCGGTAAACATCATCAGCTTATTAGCCTTGATGGTTGGTATTCACGCATGGCGGCTTATCAACAGATGGAGCAGGCTTTGGAGGAAGAGCTGATATGA
- a CDS encoding ABC transporter ATP-binding protein translates to MSKANTMKDKNSSGSIKLLMSYVFAEKALFIKTLLLVVLATGFDVLGPMLSKVFIDEFVMQNHYPVWPVVGVIALFIISVLLGTYLKYQQTLRFLDIALNAVLDIRKRLFKHVLTLPVAFFDYSRTGQLVSRLTNDTESIKDIYVQFLSNILANLVLLIGILTAMAILDLQLMLVALALIPAVVSLIYLYQKFSVKAVTQSRQLRSDINSTMNESISGMTVIQATNQQQNKQQQFEQINSQYYDTRLKAVIVGSMLLRPAINLLSILILAGVVWFFGLQVVEGVAEVGVLYAYLSYLGRFTEPLVEITQRFSLYQQAVVAGDRVYELLQEPSSEQKEVRWNHIEQGDLSIENLTFSYQADKPVLHNINATVESGKFFAIVGHTGSGKSTLLSLLLNFYQSQSGSIKIDGHELNQYAPKTLRQLIGFIPQEPFVQATTVFDNIDMGRNLSQEAVELAAKQAHLHDVIMQMTDGYQTQLGEGGLRLSTGQRQQLIIARALAGSPKILLLDEATANIDSETEQIVQRALNELRGKVTLIVVAHRLSTIHHADRILVLDKGHLIEQGNHHQLMQVDHGRYKAMYQLQQQERMIAEAER, encoded by the coding sequence ATGAGCAAGGCAAACACAATGAAAGACAAAAACAGCTCAGGCTCAATAAAGCTCCTGATGAGCTATGTATTCGCTGAAAAAGCACTGTTTATAAAAACCTTGTTACTGGTGGTGCTCGCGACCGGTTTTGACGTGCTTGGCCCTATGCTGAGCAAAGTGTTCATCGATGAATTCGTGATGCAGAATCACTACCCTGTTTGGCCAGTGGTTGGCGTTATCGCTCTGTTCATCATTTCTGTGTTATTGGGCACCTACTTAAAATATCAACAGACCCTGCGTTTTTTAGATATTGCGCTTAATGCGGTGTTAGACATACGTAAGCGATTGTTTAAACACGTGTTGACCTTGCCTGTGGCGTTTTTCGACTACTCACGTACAGGTCAGCTGGTGAGCCGACTTACCAACGACACCGAATCAATCAAAGATATCTATGTGCAGTTCTTATCGAATATCTTAGCCAACTTGGTTTTGCTGATTGGTATCTTGACCGCTATGGCAATACTGGATTTGCAATTGATGCTGGTGGCTCTGGCGTTGATACCTGCGGTTGTGAGCTTAATTTACCTCTATCAGAAATTCAGTGTTAAAGCGGTGACGCAAAGCCGTCAGCTACGCTCTGATATTAACTCGACCATGAACGAGTCGATCAGCGGTATGACGGTGATTCAAGCCACCAACCAACAGCAAAATAAACAGCAGCAGTTCGAACAGATTAACAGCCAGTATTACGATACACGTTTAAAAGCGGTAATTGTCGGCTCAATGTTGCTTCGCCCTGCGATTAACTTGTTAAGCATCCTGATCTTAGCTGGCGTGGTGTGGTTCTTTGGCTTGCAAGTAGTAGAAGGCGTGGCCGAAGTCGGTGTTCTATACGCTTACTTAAGTTACTTAGGGCGCTTTACTGAACCTCTGGTCGAGATTACTCAGCGCTTCAGCCTTTATCAGCAGGCAGTCGTCGCTGGTGATCGTGTGTACGAGTTGCTGCAAGAGCCTTCTTCAGAACAAAAAGAAGTACGCTGGAATCACATTGAACAAGGTGATTTAAGTATTGAAAACCTGACGTTCAGTTACCAAGCAGACAAGCCGGTGCTGCACAATATCAATGCCACCGTTGAGTCAGGAAAGTTCTTCGCTATTGTCGGCCATACGGGCAGTGGTAAATCAACGTTACTCAGCCTGCTGCTTAACTTCTATCAGTCGCAGTCAGGTTCAATCAAGATTGACGGGCATGAACTAAACCAATATGCCCCCAAAACACTGCGCCAGTTGATTGGCTTTATCCCACAAGAGCCTTTTGTTCAGGCAACAACAGTGTTTGATAACATCGATATGGGTAGAAATTTGAGCCAAGAAGCTGTGGAACTGGCCGCCAAACAGGCACATTTGCACGATGTCATCATGCAAATGACTGACGGCTATCAAACTCAGTTAGGTGAAGGCGGATTAAGACTATCTACCGGACAAAGACAGCAGCTGATCATTGCTCGTGCGTTAGCCGGTTCACCAAAGATTTTGCTGCTCGATGAAGCAACAGCCAACATCGACAGCGAAACAGAACAAATCGTACAGCGAGCGTTAAACGAGTTAAGAGGTAAAGTCACGTTGATCGTTGTTGCGCACCGTCTGTCTACCATCCATCACGCTGACCGTATTTTGGTGCTGGATAAAGGGCATCTTATCGAACAAGGTAATCATCATCAGTTGATGCAAGTCGATCACGGGCGCTACAAAGCCATGTACCAACTTCAGCAGCAAGAACGAATGATTGCCGAAGCGGAACGATAA